From the Bacillus tuaregi genome, one window contains:
- a CDS encoding YjcZ family sporulation protein — protein sequence MPTYTAPAYGYGCPAPRNDDFILIVVLFILLIIVGASFYGYSKC from the coding sequence ATGCCGACTTATACAGCTCCTGCTTATGGTTACGGCTGTCCTGCTCCGCGGAACGATGATTTCATCCTCATCGTCGTACTGTTTATTTTACTCATCATCGTAGGTGCAAGCTTTTACGGATATAGCAAGTGCTAA